CCACACGGGGGAACTGGGCCATGCAAAACAAAATGGTCCAATCAGAATAGGGCTATAGGGGTTGGGCAAGTGAGTGCTCGTGGGTTGTGTATAGTTAATTATTCCAGGAAGAGAAGTGCATTGCAGTGTTGCGTGGGGAGGAGGAACATGTTCATGTCATTTCTCTGAAGTGAAACTAAAGCGCGCAGTATGTTGTGCATGAGACCCAACTCCCCAGCTCTTCAGAAAACTATTAAATAGTGAAATTCAGTCTTTGGACCTCTTAACACCTAACAGAAAGTAGAACCGAAATCTTATCCACAAACACATGCAGGTGAGTAGAGAGATTAACATGGACATTTGAAGATCAGCTCTAcggtgtttgtttatttattctcCTTTTTTCTTTGCTACAGTAGGCCAACGTTAACTCTTTGTCCTTTTCTTATATAACTATTTTCTAAGTTTCTTGGTAACACCTTGTATCAAGATTGATTAGACTGCCCATAAGGCAATGCTGGAAAACTGTCAAGAGCAGACTGATTGCAGGAAATGCTTTATGGTTTTACCTTGGTCTCTGTCTAGATATGGCGTCCTCCAGCAGTGTCCTGTCTGAAGAGCAGTTCCTGTGTTCTATCTGTCTGGATGTGTTCACTGAGCCCGTCTCTATTCAATGTGGACACAACTTCTGCATTGCCTGTATCAGGAAGTATTGGGATGGCAATGAAATGTGCCAGTGTCCCATgtgtaaaaaaacattttataagAGACCAGATCTGTTCATCAATACATTCATTTCTGAGATGGCTGCTCAGTTCAGGAAATCAGTTCAAGTGAAAGCCACCAGCAGCTCAGACCAACTCCCTGCCAAAACTGGAGAAGTCTCCTGTGACATCTGCACTGGGATGAAGCTCAAGGCCCTGAAATCCTGCCTGGTGTGTCAGACCTCGTACTGTGAGACGCACCTGGAGCCTCATCAGAGAGTCCCAGCCTTAAAGAGACACAAGCTGATCAAACCTGTGGAGAATCTGGAAGACAGGATGTGTAAGAAGCACGACAGACTCCTGGAGCTGTTCTGTAGGACTGATCAGACATGTGTGTGTCAGTTCTGCACTGAGGCAAAACACAAGACTCACAACACAGTCCCTCTAGAGGAAGAGTATGGAGAGAAGATGGCTGAACTGGGGAAGATGATGTCAGTAGTACAGCAGATGTTGCATACAAGATCTAGAAAGGTTAAGGAGATCAAACACTCTGTAGAGCTCAGCAAGAGAGTTGCAGAGAGAAAGATATTAGACAGTGTGCAGGTATTCACTGCTCTGGTTCGCTCCATTGAGAGAAGTCAGGCTGAGCTCATTGAGGTGGTCAAAGAGAAGCAGAAAAAAGCAGAGAGGCAGGCTGAAAGGCTCATTAAAGAGCTGGAGCGGGAAATCACTGCGCTACAGAGGAGAAGCACTAAGCTGGATCAGCTCTCACACACTGaggaccacctccacctcctacaGAGCTTCCCATCTCTTTGCACCCTTCCACCCACCAAGGACTGGTCTAAGATCAGTGTTCACAGTGATCTGTATGTGGGGACTGGGAGGAGAGTTGTGTCCCAACTGGAGGAGACACTGAATAAAGAGATGGATAAAGTCAAATTGAAGAGGGCGCAGCGCTATGCAGTAGATGTGACTCTGGACCCTGATACGGCAAACCCCTATATCATCCTGTCGACAAGTGGGAAAGAAGTGAGATATCAACAGAAACAACAAGATCTCCTTGACAACCCAAAGAGGTTTTCCACCTGTCCCTGTGTCCTTGGAAATAAAGGTGTCTCCTCAGGAAGATCGTACTATGAGGTGACTGTTAAGGGAAAGACTAAGTGGGATTTAGGAGTGGCCAGAGAGTCCATCAACAGGAAGGGAAATATCACTCTGAGCCCTAAGGATGGATACTGGACTGTGGCACTGAGGGAAAGGTGTAAGTACCTAGCCTGTACCTCCacacctgtcctcctctccctgagAGAAAAGCCCAGGAAGGTGGGGGTGTTTGTGGATTATGAGGAGGGTCAGGTCTCCTTTTATGATGTAGAGGCCAGGTCTCACATCTACTCTTTCACTGGCTGCACCTTCGCTAATAAACTATATCCATACTTAGGACCTTGTGCTAATTTTGGGGATGAAAACTCTGCTCCTCTGATTATCTCCCCTGTCAATCACACAGACTGAGGATGACGTTTTGAGATTGCAGAAGTGTGGAGATGTTACCAAAGATAATGGTATCCTGACAAATACTCATTAAGCATTAAGTTTAAAATACTGCCCTTTGCATTAACATCACATGAATCACAGAAAAAAAGATCCCTGCAAATATTTAGTTTAATATTAGATGAAATTGTTCCAGTCTCTTCCGTTTGGTCATTTCTTAATGTACATATACATAAATTGTGTTTATGTAATAATGTGGTGCTGATGTGACTGTATTGTGATTAATTTCATGTCATCTCTGACATCAAGGATTTAGCAGCCTCTTCATGGTTACAAGTGCTCTCCTGTCCCCATCGTGCTTTACAACACACGACTATATTTTGAAGTGCCTTTCTTGTGTTGCTTGTTCTGTCTTTGATTGTAACACAATGTCATTACATTTGAAAACACCATTAAAGCAACAAATGCAGTGGGTTTGTTTTTAAAGtttatttacccccccccccccccctgttttggCTCTCTAAAAACGGTTGTATTCTTAGGGTAATATTTAATGTTTTTATGTACATGGAAATGGTTGGGACAAACCCCTTTCCCTGGTTCCTCAGCTCCCAGGCTTTCATACACACTCACAGTGCATGAAAAGGCACATTTACGGGTCTAACATTGTCCCGTACATCTCCAATTTACATATATACATGTCTGCACATAGAAGTGGTCTGTTATCGGATATGTACGGGACTGTGCACCCCAGTGTTAACCCGGAAATACACTTTTTCATGCAGTCAACTCCTCCAGCTACACTTGGAAACTGCCTGGATCCTGTCACTGCTTGCAGACCAGACaaccagtataataaggtaggtggggtttggactagccggtataataaggtaggtggggtttggactagccggtataataaggtaggtggggtttggactagccagtataataaggtaggtgggggTTGGACTAGCcggtataataaggtaggtggggtttggactagccggtataataaggtaggtggggtttggactagccagtataataaggtaggtggggtttggactagccgttataataaggtaggtgggggTTGGACTAGCcggtataataaggtaggtggggtttggactagccggtataataaggtaggtggggtttggactagccggtataataaggtaggtggggtttggactagccggTATAATAAGGTAGGTAGGGGTTGGACTAGCcggtataataaggtaggtggggtttggactagccggtataataaggtaggtaataaggtaggtggggtttggactagccggtataataaggtaggtggggtttggactagccgtataataaggtaggtggggtttggactaggTAGGTGGGGGGTTTGGACTAGCcggtataataaggtaggtggggtttggactagccggtataataaggtaggtgggggTTGGACTAGCCGGTATAATAAGGGAGGTGGGGGTTGGACTAGCCGGTATAATAAGGTAGGTAGGGGTTGGACTAGCCGGTATAATAAGGGAGGTGGGGGttggactagccagtataataaggtaggtggggtttggactagccggtataataaggtaggtggggtttggactagccggtataataaggtaggtggggtttggactagccggtataataaggtaggtggggtttggactagccggTATAATAAGGGAGGTGGGGGttggactagccagtataataaggtaggtggggtttggactagccggtataataaggtaggtgggggTTGGACTAGCcggtataataaggtaggtggggtttggactagccagtataataagataggtggggtttggactggccagtataataaggtaggtggggtttggactagccagtataataaggtaggtggggtttggactagccggtataataaggtaggtggggtttggactagccagtataataaggtaggtggggtttggactagccggtataataaggtaggtgggggttggactagccagtataataaggtaggtggggtttggactagccagtataataaggtaggtggggtttggactagccagtataataagataggtggggtttggactggccagtataataaggtaggtggggtttggactagccagtataataaggtaggtggggtttggactagccggtataataaggtaggtggggtttggactagccggtataataaggtaggtggggtttggactagccggtataataaggtaggtgggggTTGGACTAGCcggtataataaggtaggtggggtttggactagccggtataataaggtaggtggggtttggactagccggtataataaggtaggtggggtttggactagccggTATAATAAGGgaggtggggtttggactagccggTATAATAAGGTAGGTAGGGGTTGGACTAGCcggtataataaggtaggtggggtttggactagccggTATAATAAGGTAGGTAGGGGTTGGACTAGCcggtataataaggtaggtggggtttggactagccggtataataaggtaggtggggtttggactagccggtataataaggtaggtggggtttggactagccggtataataaggtaggtggggtttggactagccggtataataaggtaggtggggtttggactagccggtataataaggtaggtggggtttggactagccggTATAATAAGGTAGGTAGGGGTTGGACTAGCcggtataataaggtaggtgggggTTGGACTAGCcggtataataaggtaggtggggtttggactagccggtataataaggtaggtgggggttggactagccagtataataaggtagatggggtttggactagccagtataataaggtaaGTGGGTTTTGCACTGATTGAATTTGTTCACATAATGATTAGTtcacatcacaggaggttggtggcaccgtaattggggaggactggctcatggtaatggctgatGTGGATTCAGTGGAATGATatgccattccattgactccgttccggacattattatgagccgcccCCACAGCAGCTTCCTGTGGTTCGCATGTTAAATTGAGCTTGTTTCAGCCCAGAAGCCCTATAAGAACACGGCACATTTACAACATAATGAGAGTGGATTTATAAAGCACTACACTCACCAGCTGGAAAGTGATATATGCCAATTAggaggatgattaggtggccaggTTGGAAATTTAaccccctactcttacaataaatGCCATGGGATTTTTAATGACCACAGAGAGTTAGGACACCCATTTAActtcccatctgaaagacagcaccctatgcagggcaatgtccccttcactgccctggggcattaggATCTCCTTAGACCAGatgaaagagtgcctcctattggccctccaacaccgtttccagcagcatctggtcttccATCAAGGGACTGACCGGGACCAACCCTGCTTTGCTTCAGGGGcaaaccagcagtgggatgcatgGTGCTATGCTGCTGGCAGTAGACTGCTGAAATAATAGTTATAAAGTTGTGTTGCAGCCCTGTTTGTGTGGCAGTGGTAAACTACGTGATCTTTTCAACCAGTTCTGTCCCTTTATACGGCCATAACGTCCATATTGTGACCTTCAAGAAATTGTATTTTCATTCATTGATAAAATGTGCTGGAATAGAGAGCAAGAATGACTTTCCGTTAACGACACATTGCTACTAGTGATAAAGTTGCAGATAGATTCTAAGGTTATATTCCCAGATAATACAATTCAAGACACTGAGCCACACTTTATGGAAACACTTCTTCCCATAGTAAAATGGCAATACTCTACAATACTGTCTGTATACATTGTATGGCACACACATCTGAAGTGAATCAATAGCTTTAACATACTGCATCGATGGTAAACATCATAGTCGAGACAAAATAATATTCCAACACGTAGAACAGCTATTTGTATTTGTTAATATGCCTTTTCTTCTACTTAATACATGGTTCTTCAGCATGGTTTTCTCCAGGGTTGCCGAGGACACAATGATTGGCAGCCTGCTCTTGACCTCTAGTCCTACATGGCTCTGATCTCTACCTCGCTGATTCTATCACAAcagtcattcattacagctaccaGATTTCTTCTTTACCTTCAACTTGGTCACATTTAATGTGGTGTCAGTGGTGGAGCATCACTCTCTGTTCAGCCGTTGTCTTCCAGTACGGACACGTCTAaatgggatccttgggacgtcccaatTCTGATGTCACCCCTTTGAAGATGATATTTaaaaaggttaaggtaagggtaaaggttagggttttgTGTAGGGACGTCCAAAGGTTCCCAGGTCCCGCTGACCCTTCCACCACAGAGTCCAGTAAGGTGGCTCAGCAAGCCAGACAGTGTTTACATGCTCACCCACTGTAAACAGTCTTACAATGATGAGCCCAATGAAGAGCAAAGAGTGGAACACAAGTCAAGAAGGAATCCACAGTTCAGGTACACGTGGTCCAGAGGTGAGTTTGACACAATAAAGACGACAGCTCTGTTTGATCAGACGTCTGAACAATCCAATGCTGTAGCCTAGCGGTCATGTGTGGTCTTGAGTTAGTtgagcgtttcccaaactcggtcctggggatcccaaggggtgcatgttttgtttttatcccaagcactacacagctgattcaagttTTCAAAGCTTGGTGATTAGTTAATTATTTTAATTAGTTGGGTCaaatgctagggcaaaaaccaaaacgtgcaccccctgggatccccaggactgagtttagGAAACGCTGGGTTAATTTGTGTTTTTCTATGCTAGGGCCTTGAATGGTGGGACAGAATCTCAAGGTCTTTTTCACATTTTCctaatatgttttattgtcacatacactggataggtgcagtgaaatgggTTGTTTTACAGGGTTAGTCACAGTAGTACAGCGCCTCTGGAGCAAATCAGTGCCTTACTCAGGGGGCACAACGGCAGACTTTTTTTCACATTGTCggctcaggtattcaaaccagtgacctttcggttactgacccaatgctctaaccacttggctatcTGCCGCCCGTTAAGTCATCGGACTACTGTGTCCACTCAGTAACGGATTTCATAAAACAATATGAAGTCTTCCATCTGTTGTTGCTCTCAAGGTCATGTCTGGGTGAGAAAGGGCCATAGGGGTTGGTCTTTACTAAGTGGGTTCTCTTGGAGTGGATGTCTCCTCTCATTCATTCATTCGTCCTTTTCTCGTTCTGTTCTTTCCAACAGCAGTAGCTCTCCTTTCCACCTCCAGAGTGGAacgttgtgttacattatctttaCCTCTGATGGGACCAACACCTGTGAATAAAGAACACAATTAGATGTACCAATGGCAACACAAGCATATGGATATTGATCCCATGAAAGTACATCAGATAATTCACAA
This Oncorhynchus clarkii lewisi isolate Uvic-CL-2024 chromosome 21, UVic_Ocla_1.0, whole genome shotgun sequence DNA region includes the following protein-coding sequences:
- the LOC139378516 gene encoding E3 ubiquitin-protein ligase TRIM21-like encodes the protein MASSSSVLSEEQFLCSICLDVFTEPVSIQCGHNFCIACIRKYWDGNEMCQCPMCKKTFYKRPDLFINTFISEMAAQFRKSVQVKATSSSDQLPAKTGEVSCDICTGMKLKALKSCLVCQTSYCETHLEPHQRVPALKRHKLIKPVENLEDRMCKKHDRLLELFCRTDQTCVCQFCTEAKHKTHNTVPLEEEYGEKMAELGKMMSVVQQMLHTRSRKVKEIKHSVELSKRVAERKILDSVQVFTALVRSIERSQAELIEVVKEKQKKAERQAERLIKELEREITALQRRSTKLDQLSHTEDHLHLLQSFPSLCTLPPTKDWSKISVHSDLYVGTGRRVVSQLEETLNKEMDKVKLKRAQRYAVDVTLDPDTANPYIILSTSGKEVRYQQKQQDLLDNPKRFSTCPCVLGNKGVSSGRSYYEVTVKGKTKWDLGVARESINRKGNITLSPKDGYWTVALRERCKYLACTSTPVLLSLREKPRKVGVFVDYEEGQVSFYDVEARSHIYSFTGCTFANKLYPYLGPCANFGDENSAPLIISPVNHTD